A region from the Methylovorus glucosotrophus genome encodes:
- a CDS encoding DUF4365 domain-containing protein, translating into MRTHQHITDTRSIRRVLNLLPDHWVIRDLTERDYGIDLTVEVFEKNGINIHGDTYSSTGAMFHIQVKGTASKLKHKRGRYISFPLDKGAIEYASQFNVPFLLFLVDISSQDAKSYFLWIQRYVRDFLDLKSPGWRTGTQNSFSVQIPLHNEISSRYNKIEKIASRPCVIQEMVDFNEIYSNLSRQLNAISIGNLDLNNESLKNLKILAMHIYNLKMIYKYNDCCINKDSAQDLLEFVNSLDLKTEKSTFSKSPHQYHFSLLVNSLYGVTELENFIAENDGETVY; encoded by the coding sequence ATGCGCACCCATCAGCACATAACTGACACTCGTTCAATCAGACGCGTATTAAACCTTCTTCCGGATCACTGGGTAATCAGAGATCTTACCGAGCGTGATTATGGCATCGATCTAACTGTTGAGGTTTTTGAAAAAAATGGTATCAACATTCATGGAGATACTTATTCTTCGACAGGAGCAATGTTTCACATTCAGGTAAAAGGAACTGCATCAAAACTGAAGCATAAAAGAGGGCGCTATATCAGCTTTCCACTTGATAAAGGTGCTATTGAATATGCTTCACAATTTAATGTACCATTTTTACTATTTCTAGTAGATATTTCATCTCAAGACGCAAAATCATATTTTTTATGGATTCAACGCTATGTTAGAGATTTTCTTGATTTAAAATCCCCGGGCTGGAGGACTGGTACGCAGAATTCATTCTCTGTTCAGATACCTTTACATAACGAAATATCTTCGAGATACAATAAAATTGAAAAGATTGCCTCAAGACCTTGTGTGATTCAAGAAATGGTGGATTTTAACGAGATCTATTCAAATCTTTCCAGACAATTAAATGCAATATCAATTGGAAATTTAGACCTAAACAATGAATCTCTAAAGAATCTAAAAATATTAGCGATGCATATTTATAACTTGAAGATGATTTATAAATATAATGATTGTTGTATAAATAAAGACAGTGCTCAAGATCTGTTGGAATTTGTTAATTCGCTTGATTTAAAGACCGAAAAATCAACATTTTCAAAAAGTCCCCATCAGTACCACTTCTCTCTTCTAGTAAATAGTCTTTACGGCGTAACAGAACTGGAAAATTTTATTGCTGAGAATGATGGTGAAACCGTCTACTAA
- a CDS encoding GNAT family N-acetyltransferase — translation MQPDLSHYQPDTLAAFQVETGFSAAKFLEENWKALLHDDIEGYRLHLAFDTGHTPGFKTGYIGIRKNQVLLCIAPYFVTQYALESSLKGTMQNILTQVKEQLPSLMTIKMLCVGSPVTDSCKLAISHEYPFDPALIQVLNRTLATIAKKENATLIAFKDVKDADYQLYGPALKDLGYNALPSMPLAINKITHGSVQDYLASLSNELRMNIQQKLSAAHEIRIEEHQGIPPHLDDIYNLYLESHVGQQAQSELLTKKFFEYVAGLMPEQTRFVLYFKQNTLVAFNLLLHHQGVVLDKYIGINPAANAQHHIDCLSWIYNIEMCIRDGFHTYQSSREVYHTRNTMPAKLHETHTLLKLA, via the coding sequence ATGCAACCTGATTTAAGCCATTACCAGCCCGACACCCTTGCCGCCTTTCAGGTCGAAACCGGCTTCAGCGCCGCCAAATTCCTCGAAGAAAACTGGAAAGCCCTGCTGCACGACGACATTGAAGGCTATCGCCTGCACCTGGCCTTTGATACCGGCCACACCCCCGGCTTCAAAACCGGCTACATCGGCATCCGCAAAAACCAGGTGCTGCTCTGCATCGCGCCCTACTTCGTCACGCAATATGCGCTCGAAAGCAGCCTCAAAGGCACCATGCAGAACATCCTCACGCAGGTAAAAGAGCAACTGCCCAGCCTCATGACCATCAAGATGCTGTGCGTAGGCTCGCCAGTCACCGACTCCTGCAAGCTCGCCATCAGCCACGAGTACCCTTTCGATCCCGCGCTGATTCAGGTGCTGAACCGCACGCTGGCCACCATTGCCAAAAAAGAAAACGCCACCTTGATCGCCTTCAAGGATGTCAAAGACGCGGATTACCAGCTATATGGCCCGGCGCTCAAAGACCTGGGTTACAACGCCCTGCCCAGCATGCCGCTCGCCATCAACAAGATCACGCATGGCTCCGTGCAAGACTACCTTGCCAGCCTGAGCAACGAGCTGCGCATGAATATTCAGCAAAAACTCAGCGCCGCCCATGAGATTCGAATCGAAGAGCACCAGGGCATACCGCCGCACCTGGACGATATCTACAACCTGTACCTCGAATCCCACGTCGGCCAACAGGCGCAATCCGAGCTGCTGACCAAAAAATTCTTTGAATACGTCGCCGGACTCATGCCCGAGCAAACCCGCTTTGTGCTGTATTTCAAGCAAAACACCCTGGTTGCCTTTAACCTGCTGCTGCATCATCAAGGCGTCGTGCTGGACAAATACATCGGCATCAACCCAGCCGCCAACGCCCAGCACCATATTGATTGCTTAAGCTGGATATACAACATCGAGATGTGCATACGCGATGGCTTTCACACCTACCAAAGCAGCCGCGAGGTATACCACACCCGCAACACCATGCCCGCCAAGCTGCATGAAACACACACCTTGCTCAAGCTGGCCTGA
- a CDS encoding acyl carrier protein, translating to MENTFETVRTLIAEKLEIDKATITPDSVLTEIGLDSLDTFDIIFEAEDTFGIKVPTPKEEIKTVQDVANLLDQLLQEQAPSLQVQK from the coding sequence ATGGAAAACACCTTTGAAACCGTCAGAACGCTGATTGCAGAGAAACTGGAAATCGACAAAGCGACGATTACACCGGATAGCGTACTGACCGAGATCGGGCTGGATTCGCTCGACACCTTTGACATCATTTTTGAGGCAGAAGATACATTCGGCATCAAGGTGCCCACGCCCAAAGAAGAAATCAAGACCGTGCAGGATGTCGCAAACCTGCTGGATCAGCTGCTGCAGGAACAAGCGCCCAGCCTGCAGGTGCAGAAGTAA
- a CDS encoding alpha/beta hydrolase — MSLEQLIGENGFIEGKGQDAVLLVHGLTGTPAEMKHYGKVLARKGLTAVCPVLAGHCASIKTLTATTWQDWVSSIEQVFLEMRKRYRKVFIAGLSMGALIALMVAARYKEAVAGVILLSVTLFYDGWNMPPFKQRFLLPIVLYTPLKYFVHWEETAPYGIKCERTRALVAAILDNKDAQASEKIGYFKTPATVILESVRLIRQAKKQLADVVSPVLIVHSTEDDMASIKNAHYVEKRLGSHDIQTMYISDTYHVLTLDKRKDDIAKRSAEFCLALAH, encoded by the coding sequence ATGAGTCTGGAACAGCTGATTGGTGAAAACGGCTTTATCGAAGGCAAAGGGCAAGATGCCGTGCTGCTGGTGCACGGCCTCACCGGCACCCCGGCCGAGATGAAGCATTATGGCAAAGTGCTCGCCCGCAAGGGCCTCACCGCCGTTTGCCCGGTGCTGGCCGGGCACTGCGCTTCGATCAAAACCCTGACCGCCACCACCTGGCAGGATTGGGTGAGTTCGATCGAGCAGGTGTTTCTGGAAATGCGCAAACGTTATCGCAAGGTGTTTATCGCCGGGCTTTCCATGGGGGCGCTGATCGCCCTCATGGTGGCAGCGCGTTATAAGGAAGCGGTAGCGGGCGTCATTCTGTTATCAGTCACGCTGTTTTATGACGGCTGGAACATGCCGCCATTCAAGCAACGCTTCCTGCTGCCTATCGTGTTGTATACCCCGCTCAAATACTTCGTGCATTGGGAAGAAACCGCGCCCTACGGCATCAAGTGTGAACGCACCCGGGCGCTAGTCGCGGCGATTCTGGATAACAAGGATGCCCAGGCTTCCGAGAAGATCGGCTATTTCAAAACGCCCGCCACCGTGATTCTGGAAAGCGTGCGCCTGATCCGCCAGGCCAAGAAACAGCTGGCAGATGTGGTATCGCCAGTGCTGATCGTGCATTCCACGGAAGACGACATGGCGAGCATCAAAAACGCCCATTACGTGGAAAAACGCCTGGGCTCGCATGATATCCAGACCATGTATATCAGCGACACCTATCACGTACTCACCCTCGACAAACGCAAGGACGACATTGCCAAGCGCAGCGCCGAGTTTTGCCTTGCCCTCGCTCACTGA
- a CDS encoding beta-ketoacyl-[acyl-carrier-protein] synthase family protein, translated as MANTRRVVITGMGIVSPLGNTVEEFGLNLMQGVSGIKRLETDFSDQLEINIAASADFDGTQHFSKKELAVLDRVSQFALYAAQQALDNAGLDADSMDTNKTGCYLGTGMGGAASTEEGYHRLFKEGQSRLKPFTVLMAMNNAASSHIAMHYGLGGPNLTYTTACSSSAIAIGEASRQIAYGHCDYMLAGGSEALLTFGTIKAWEALRTLAKVDEQNPAASCKPFSADRSGLVLGEGCAMFVLESYDSAMARGATIHAEIAGYGTANDASHITQPSVAGQARAMQAALDNAGLAPEQIDYINAHGTGTPLNDATETAAIKQVFGPHAYQLAISSTKSMHGHLMGAAGAVELVATTLALQAQLLPPTMHLQQPDPECDLHYVANHATPQHVRYAMSNSFAFGGTGGVIILKKS; from the coding sequence ATGGCAAACACGCGTCGCGTCGTCATTACCGGCATGGGCATCGTCTCGCCGCTGGGCAATACCGTGGAAGAGTTTGGGCTTAACCTGATGCAGGGCGTATCCGGCATCAAACGTCTGGAGACCGACTTCAGCGATCAGCTGGAAATCAACATCGCCGCCAGTGCCGACTTCGATGGCACCCAGCACTTTTCCAAAAAAGAGCTGGCGGTGCTGGATCGGGTGAGCCAGTTTGCGCTCTATGCCGCCCAGCAGGCACTGGATAATGCCGGGTTGGACGCTGACAGCATGGATACCAACAAAACCGGCTGCTACCTCGGCACCGGCATGGGCGGCGCCGCCTCCACCGAAGAAGGCTACCACCGGCTTTTTAAAGAAGGCCAAAGCCGCCTCAAACCCTTTACCGTGCTGATGGCGATGAACAACGCCGCCTCCTCGCACATTGCCATGCATTACGGCCTGGGCGGCCCCAACCTCACCTACACCACCGCGTGCTCTTCGTCTGCCATTGCCATTGGCGAAGCGAGCCGGCAGATCGCCTACGGACACTGCGATTACATGCTGGCGGGCGGTAGCGAAGCGCTACTCACCTTCGGCACCATCAAAGCCTGGGAAGCATTGCGTACGCTGGCAAAGGTAGATGAACAAAACCCGGCGGCCTCCTGCAAACCATTCTCGGCTGACCGCAGTGGGCTGGTGCTGGGCGAAGGTTGTGCCATGTTTGTGCTGGAAAGCTACGACTCCGCCATGGCACGCGGCGCCACCATCCATGCCGAAATCGCCGGTTACGGCACCGCCAACGACGCCAGCCATATCACGCAGCCCTCCGTCGCCGGACAAGCACGTGCCATGCAGGCTGCGCTGGATAATGCAGGTCTGGCCCCCGAGCAGATTGACTACATCAATGCGCATGGCACCGGCACACCACTGAATGACGCCACCGAAACCGCCGCCATCAAGCAGGTATTCGGCCCCCATGCTTACCAACTCGCCATCAGCTCCACCAAGTCCATGCATGGTCACCTCATGGGCGCCGCCGGTGCAGTTGAGCTGGTGGCCACCACGCTGGCCCTGCAAGCGCAATTGCTCCCGCCGACCATGCACCTGCAGCAGCCTGACCCCGAGTGTGACCTCCACTATGTTGCCAACCACGCCACCCCGCAGCACGTGCGGTACGCCATGAGCAATTCGTTTGCTTTTGGCGGCACCGGTGGCGTCATCATCCTGAAAAAGAGCTAA
- a CDS encoding GIY-YIG nuclease family protein translates to MAEMDDDALLDALGVEVTPLKVSSHSPREERIIAGFEDILRFHQTHGHAPRHGESLDIFERLYAVRLDQLRKLPEAKTLLAELDTPGLLSSAMASHINPDVLDEDALLAELGVDLTGEGDITVLRHVRPYAEIKAAEEIANRTPCADFDRFKHLFEEAEAGLKAGTWMTKPFVKNASIEVGDFFVIGGQTAYVAEMNEGTKTKDGRDNPRLRVIFDNHTESNLLLRSLSRSLYPDGDTPVGRRLIIKDDGPLFGSATESDDIETGTIYVLRSLSKHPFVTEHRELIHKIGVTSGRVETRIAGAEHDATYLLDKVEIVATYKLHNLNRSKLESVFHRVFAAAQLDLTLEDRFGQPVKPREWFLVPLNVIDEVVTRIVDGSIVDVVYDPKTAQLINFNRT, encoded by the coding sequence ATGGCTGAGATGGACGATGACGCATTACTGGATGCATTGGGAGTAGAAGTTACTCCACTTAAGGTATCCAGCCATTCTCCACGAGAAGAACGGATTATTGCCGGTTTCGAAGATATTTTGCGCTTCCACCAAACTCATGGCCACGCTCCTCGACATGGCGAAAGCCTTGATATTTTTGAACGCCTATATGCTGTGCGTTTGGACCAGTTGCGGAAGTTGCCGGAAGCGAAGACATTGCTGGCTGAGTTGGATACTCCTGGTTTGTTATCTAGCGCAATGGCGTCCCACATTAATCCAGACGTACTAGATGAGGACGCTTTGCTGGCGGAGTTGGGAGTTGATTTAACTGGCGAGGGCGACATTACGGTTCTACGTCACGTGCGCCCTTACGCCGAAATCAAGGCAGCAGAAGAAATTGCGAACCGCACGCCTTGTGCAGACTTCGATCGCTTCAAGCATTTGTTCGAGGAGGCTGAGGCTGGCCTCAAGGCAGGCACGTGGATGACCAAGCCTTTTGTTAAAAACGCTAGTATTGAAGTAGGGGACTTTTTTGTTATTGGAGGCCAAACAGCTTATGTAGCTGAAATGAATGAAGGTACCAAAACCAAAGATGGACGTGACAATCCGCGATTAAGAGTTATTTTTGATAATCATACCGAGAGCAATTTGCTACTACGTTCTCTTTCGCGCTCGCTTTATCCAGATGGGGACACTCCAGTTGGTCGCCGCCTTATCATCAAAGACGATGGCCCTTTGTTTGGTAGCGCAACTGAGTCTGACGATATTGAAACCGGGACCATCTACGTGCTGCGAAGCCTATCGAAGCATCCATTCGTTACTGAGCACCGCGAACTGATCCATAAAATTGGCGTAACAAGTGGTAGGGTGGAGACTCGCATTGCAGGAGCTGAACATGATGCTACGTATCTTTTGGACAAGGTGGAGATAGTTGCCACCTACAAGCTACATAACCTTAACAGATCCAAGCTGGAGAGCGTTTTTCACCGGGTATTTGCTGCCGCACAACTTGATCTAACCCTTGAGGATCGTTTTGGGCAGCCTGTGAAGCCAAGAGAGTGGTTTCTGGTGCCATTGAATGTAATTGATGAGGTAGTAACCAGGATTGTGGATGGCTCTATCGTTGATGTTGTTTATGATCCGAAGACAGCGCAACTTATTAATTTCAATCGCACTTAA